A genomic window from Carassius carassius chromosome 29, fCarCar2.1, whole genome shotgun sequence includes:
- the guf1 gene encoding translation factor Guf1, mitochondrial has product MSVFRSHGFFLPFIKRVPDIKICRVKHRSQGCMSTCTVIRHRWMKGSCWNISSVREVSSNASVKESLDMSKFPVERIRNFSIIAHIDHGKSTLADRLLEITGAIAKTASNKQVLDKLQVERERGITVKAQTASLFYQRDGQTYLLNLIDTPGHVDFSYEVSRSISACQGVLLIVDANQGIQAQTVANFYLAFEAQLTIIPVINKIDLKNADPERVEKQIEKVFDIPKEECIRISAKLGTNVDQVLQEVVKRIPPPTAKVEDPFKALVFDSTFDHYRGVVANIALFGGRVSRGDKIVSAHLGKSYEVNELGLLRPDEHPTETLYAGQVGYVIAGMKEVKEAQIGDTLYLQKQPVEPLPGFKPAKAMVFAGMYPMDQSEYTALRSAVEKLTLNDSSVTVQRDSSLALGAGWRLGFLGLLHMEVFNQRLEQEYNASVIVTAPTVPYKAVLASAKLIKEHGEEVITIINPAQFPDKSQVVEYLEPMVMGTIIAPDDFTGKIMTLCQSRRAVQKNMFYIDDHRVMMKYIFPLNEIVMDFYDQLKSMSSGYASFDYEDAGYEAADLIKMDFLLNGRPVEELATIVHKDKAYSAGKAICERLKESIPRQMFEIAVQAAIGSKIIARETIKAYRKNVLAKCYGGDITRKMKLLKKQAEGKKKMRRIGNIDVPKDAFINVLKRK; this is encoded by the exons ATGTCTGTGTTTAGATCCCACGGGTTCTTTCTGCCCTTTATCAAACGCGTTCCTGATATTAAAATCTGCCGCGTTAAACACAGATCTCAGGGCTGCATGAGCACATGTACAGTGATCAGACACAGATGGATGAAAGGCTCCTGCTGGAACATCAGTTCTGTCAGAGAAGTCAGCTCTAATGCATCTGTGAAG GAGAGTCTCGACATGTCAAAATTTCCAGTGGAGAGGATTCGAAATTTCAGCATTATTGCTCATATTGATCATGGCAAGAGCACTCTAGCTGACAGACTTCTGGAGATCACCG GTGCCATTGCAAAGACAGCGAGTAACAAGCAGGTGCTGGATAAactgcaggtggagagagaacgaGGAATCACTGTTAAAGCTCAGACTGCGTCTCTCTTTTACCAGCGTGATGGACAGACATATCTGCTCAATCTCATCGACACACCT ggcCATGTTGATTTCAGCTATGAAGTTTCACGTTCCATATCCGCTTGCCAAGGAGTTCTGCTCATTGTAGATGCAAATCAG GGAATTCAAGCGCAAACAGTTGCCAATTTCTACCTGGCATTTGAGGCTCAACTGACAATCATCCCTGTGATAAACAAG AttgatttgaaaaatgctgatCCAGAGCGAGTTGAAAAACAGATTGAAAAGGTTTTTGATATTCCTAAGGAAGAGTGTATCAGG ATCTCTGCAAAATTGGGCACAAACGTGGACCAAGTTCTCCAAGAAGTGGTGAAAAGGATTCCTCC TCCGACAGCGAAAGTGGAAGATCCATTTAAAGCCCTTGTCTTTGACTCCACCTTCGACCATTACAGAGGAGTAGTGGCCAACATCGCTCTGTTTGGTGGACGTGTGTCCAGAGGAGACAAGATCGTCTCTGCCCACCTGGGGAAGTCATATGAGGTCAATGAGCTGGGCCTTCTGAGACCCGACGAACACCCAACAGAAACCCT GTATGCAGGGCAGGTGGGTTACGTGATCGCAGGGATGAAAGAAGTGAAGGAGGCTCAGATTGGAGACACACTTTACCTCCAAAAACAGCCTGTGGAGCCGCTGCCAGGGTTCAAACCGGCTAAAGCCATGGTCTTTGCAG GCATGTATCCCATGGACCAGTCAGAATACACAGCCCTGCGCAGCGCCGTGGAGAAACTGACGCTAAATGACTCAAGTGTGACGGTTCAAAGGGACAGCAGTTTAGCTCTGGGAGCTGGatggag GCTGGGATTTCTGGGCTTGCTGCATATGGAGGTGTTTAACCAGCGTTTAGAGCAGGAGTACAATGCATCTGTCATAGTAACAGCTCCGACTGTACCCTACAAGGCTGTGCTAGCATCTGCCAAACTCATAAAG GAACACGGTGAAGAAGTGATCACCATCATCAATCCTGCTCAGTTCCCTGATAAGTCACAGGTCGTGGAGTATCTGGAACCCATGGTGATGGGAACCATCATCGCTCCGGATGACTTCACTGGGAAGATCATGACCCTGTGTCAG AGCCGCAGGGCCGTTCAGAAGAATATGTTCTACATCGATGACCATCGGGTGATGATGAAGTATATTTTCCCTCTAAATGAAATTGTAATGGACTTTTACGACCAGCTGAAATCCATGTCATCAGGATACGCCAG CTTTGATTACGAGGATGCTGGTTATGAGGCCGCTGATCTGATTAAGATGGACTTCCTCCTCAATGGGCGGCCAGTGGAAGAACTCGCCACTATTGTTCATAA AGACAAAGCGTACAGTGCAGGTAAAGCCATATGTGAGAGACTGAAGGAGTCCATCCCCAGACAGATGTTTGAGATCGCAGTGCAAGCAGCCATCGGCAGCAAGATCATCGCTCGAGAAAC aaTAAAAGCATATCGAAAGAATGTTCTCGCAAAATGT TACGGTGGTGACATTACACGAAAAATGAAGCTGCTAAAGAAGCAGGCTGAGGGAAAGAAGAAAATGCGCCGCATTGGCAACATTGACGTCCCAAAAGACGCTTTCATCAACGTTCTTAAACGGAAGTAG
- the LOC132109846 gene encoding glucosamine-6-phosphate isomerase 2-like, with protein MRLVILDDYDLASEWAAKYIRNRIIQFKPTADHYFTLGLPTGSTPLGCYRKLIEYHKNGDLSFKYAKTFNMDEYVGLPRDHPESYHSYMWNNFFKHIDIEPQNTHILDGNASDLQAECEAFEQQITAAGGIELFVGGIGPDGHIAFNEPGSSLVSRTRVKTLAKDTIVANARFFGNDLSKVPTMTLTVGVGTVMDAREVMILITGAHKAFALYKAIEEGVNHMWTVSAFQQHPRTIFICDEDATLELRVKTVKYFKGLMHVHNQLVEPMLSMKDYID; from the exons ATGAGACTTGTGATTCTGGACGACTATGATCTGGCCAGCGAATGGGCTGCAAAGTACATTCGCAACCGGATCATCCAGTTCAAACCCACCGCTGACCACTACTTCACTTTAGGACTCCCAACAG GTAGCACACCCCTCGGCTGCTATAGAAAGCTGATCGAATACCACAAGAATGGAGACCTGTCCTTCAAATACGCGAAGACCTTTAACATGGATGAGTATGTGG GTCTGCCCAGGGATCATCCCGAGAGCTATCACTCCTACATGTGGAATAACTTCTTTAAGCACATCGACATCGAGCCCCAGAACACTCATATACTGGACGGCAACGCCAGCGACCTGCAGGCCGAGTGTGAAGCCTTTGAGCAGCAGATTACTGCTGCTGGTGGAATTGAGCTGTTTGTGGGAG GCATTGGTCCGGATGGGCACATCGCCTTTAATGAGCCCGGCTCCAGTCTTGTGTCCAGGACCAGAGTGAAGACCCTGGCCAAAGACACCATAGTAGCCAATGCTCGTTTCTTTGGGAACGATCTTTCCAAAGTGCCCACCATGACTCTCACTGTTGGAGTAGGAACAGTGATGGACGCCAGAGag GTCATGATTCTGAtcaccggggctcataaggcctTTGCCCTGTATAAAGCCATCGAGGAAGGTGTGAACCACATGTGGACGGTATCTGCCTTCCAACAGCATCCACGAACCATTTTTATTTGCGATGAAGATGCGACACTGGAACTCAGGGTCAAAACTGTGAAGTATTTCAAAG GGCTGATGCACGTCCACAATCAGCTAGTTGAGCCGATGCTCAGCATGAAGGACTACATTGACTGA